AAAAAGTGAATTTTGAAGACCGTGCGGATATCTATGTAATTAATACCTGTTCGGTTACCGACAACGCCGATAAAAAATGCCGGAAAGTAGTTAAAGAAGCTTTAAAGCATTCTCCGGACGCTTTTATTACCATTGTGGGCTGTTACGCCCAGTTAAAGCCCGAAGAAATCTCGAATATTCCGGGAGTAGATGCCGTATTAGGCGCTGCCGAAAAATTTCAGTTAGTAGATATTCTGGACGGTTTTGTAAAAAAAGACAAGCCACAAGTACACGCAAGCGCTATTTCGGAAGCCAATACGTTTCATAATGCTTACTCCATTGGCGATAGAACGCGTACTTTTTTAAAAGTGCAGGATGGCTGCGATTATTCCTGTTCTTTTTGCACCATACCACTGGCTCGGGGCAAGAGCCGGAGCCAAACCATTAGTTCAGTAGTAAATTCGGCCCAGGAAATTGCGGCATCTGGCGTTAAAGAAATTGTGTTAACCGGCGTAAACCTCGGCGATTTCGGCATTTTGCCGGGGCAAGGCCGCCAGCAAACATTTTACCACTTAATCCAACAACTAGATCACGAAGTTACCCAAATCGACCGGTTCCGGATTTCTTCCATTGAACCTAATTTATTAACCAACGAGATTATCCGTTTTGTGGCGCAATCGCAACGGTTTGTGCCGCATTTTCATATTCCCTTGCAATCCGGATCGAACAAAATTTTAAAATTAATGCGGCGGCGCTACCAGCGGGAATTATACCGCGAGCGGGTAATGGAAATTAAAAAAGTAATGCCGCACGCCTGCATTGGCGTAGATGTAATCGTGGGTTTTCCGGGCGAAACCGATGAAGATTTTATCGATACCTATAATTTTTTAAACGAACTCAATATTAGTTACCTGCACGTTTTTCCGTATTCGGAGCGGCAAAATACCAAAGCCATCAACTTGCAAGGCAGCGTGCCCTTAGGCGAAAGAAACCGGCGAGCCAATATGTTGCGCATTTTATCTGAAAAGAAAAAGCGCTTTTTCTACGAACAACACGTGGGTTACGAAACTACCGTATTGTTTGAGGCCGATGTAACCAATGGCCTGATGGAAGGCTTTACCAATAATTATTTGCGGGTACAGGTGAAATATGATCCTATTCTGGTAAATGAGTTAAAACGGGTTCGTTTAACCGGGGTAAACGCGGCAGGTTTAATGGAGGCCGAAGAAGTATACGCGGAAGTATATCAGCATTAATTAGTGAGTACCGGTAACGCAGATACCGGAGTTTCCGGAATTACAGGCTGTTTCTCCCGTTCTTTATGTAACCGAAAACGTACCCCAAAAGATAAACTGATTAAGCTGGGATAGCCGGGCACAAAGGTAGTCGAGAAATCCAGTTTATCGGTTAGTTGGTAATTGTACTCCAGCTCGCCGGCGTACGGAATAAACTTATACTGCCATTTAGCATCCGGTTTTCCGTTAAAAAAACCCGAATCCTGGTAGCCAGGCAAACTATACCAGTTGCGGCGGTAGATAAAGGTGGGCCCCATGCCCCCACTCAGCTCGTGTCGCTTATTTTTAAAAATCATGGCCCGGAAACCAATGTGCGTAAACCCACCCAGGAGCGCTGCACAATCGGTATAAAGCGCCTGAATGCCTTTCACCGAAAATTTATCTGGTTTTATAAAGCTTTCGTAGGAGGCCATGCCGCCTAAGTTAAAAACAAAATACCCTTTATTATCGGGGTTAAGGGGCATTAACGGTGCATTAGGGTCTCCTTTGGGATGCAGGCTTAAACCAAAGTACTTAATGCCGAAATAGTTTTGGGAAAAGGTTTCTTGCGTTAACCCGACCGAAAGTAGTCCCACAACAACCCAAACTCGCTTAAACTGGTTACTTAAAGTACGCCGCATCCCAAAAAATTTAAAAATTTGAATGTACTCGCTGCTGCAATTGTGGGTTTATAAATATATTATTCCAGAAAATCTTAAAACGTAACGCTTCTCAAAATTCAGCAATCTAATCCGCTTTATTTCTAACCTAATAACCTGATTTATAACATAAAGTTTAACTTTTGGCAAGAAGCTTTTACCTACATTTTATTAAAATCAGGCGATTGTTTCTTCCTCTATGGGGTATTGCATCATCCGGTCTAACCGTCCTTCTTTCAGGTAAAAGTAATTATTTACAAAATGCGGTACTTCGTCGGCGTAATGCGATACCAGAATTAAAGTAGTATCGGGGGTGCAGTAATTTTTTAAAAGTTGGGTAGCCCGTTGGATGTACTCCCGGCTTAATCCCTGTAAAGGTTCGTCCCAGATTAACAAAGCCGGATTTTTAAGCACCGAACGGATAAGTAAAACCAATCGTTGTTCGCCCGCTGACATTTGCAGGAATGGTTTGGTGAGTAAATCTAACCGGTCAAAAAAAGCAAAATGATTCTGAATTTGCGCTTCCTGCTCGGTAGTTAAAGTTTTAGGCCGGGTTAGGGTATCGGTATAACCGGTGGCCGCTACTTGCTGCCCCGATAAGGGTTGCCGGAAATACAAATGCAACTCCGGCGACACAAACCCCATGCGTTTTTTAATATCCCAGATGCTTTCGCCGGTGCCTTTCCGTTTATCAAACAAATAAATTTTATTCGCAAAAGCCTGCGGATTATCGGCATAAATTAAAGATAGAATGGTGGTTTTACCCGAACCGTTAGGCCCGATTAAGGCCCACTTCTCCCCTTTCTGCACCGTCCAGGAAATGTTTTCCAGAATGGTTTTATTCTGATAACGCACAAATACGTTTTCAAACTTTACGGCAGTTGCAAAGTCAATTTTTGCTTTAGGTATAGTAGTTAATTGTAAATCTTGGCTTTGATCCGAATTCTCATCCTTTGCGGCGCCCTCTGTTTGTAATTTTTTAAAAAAGTCGGCGCGCGATAAGACAGCTTTTATTTTAAAATCGTCCAGCCAAAGCACTTGGGTAATGCTTTCGGGGATTTCCTGTTGGTTAGTGGCCAGTAAAATTTGCGTGCCCTGCTTTATTACATTGTTAATAATAGCGTTTAGTTGCTGTCGCGATTTTTCGTCTAAACCGGTAAAAGGATTATCCAGGATGAGTAGTTTTGGTTTTTGCAGCAAAGCCCGCGCAATTTGCAACTTGCGGGTTTGGCCATTGGATAGTTTAATTAAGGTCTCGGGCAATAACTCTTTTAATTGTAGCAGGTCTATAATTTCTTCTATCTCGGCGTAAGTACAGGTTGTGGTTACATTGGCAAGTATTTCGCGCACGGTAGGTATGGCAATTTCACTTTCCAAACTTTGGTAGCGTTGCTGGTAAAACGCCCGCTCGTAATTAAAAAAGGAGTTTTGCTGCTGAAAAGTAATTAAGGCCGAATGCGCCCGGAAGCTAGAACGATCCACGGTTTGCAGTTCAGCGTCCGTATTTACCCGTACCTTCAATTCATAATTACCCGACCGCAAAGGCAATTGCCCCGCTAGAGCCGACAAGAAAGTAGTTTTACCGGCCCCCACGGCTCCGTAAATGGCCCATTGTTCGCCGGGTTTAAATTGCCAACTCAAGTCAGAGAAAACTACTTGGTTTTGGCGGGTAAAAGTAGCCTGGCTCAAGGTAATGGCTACCGAACCAGCCGTATCATTTTTTAAATTATTCATGAATTTACAAGTACGCAACTGCTCCTTATGGTGTTCACACCGGAATTTAAATGCGCAGTAGTTGTTTTTCTGTGGCAGTTTACCGGTTAAAAAATGCCGAACAAAGTGATTTTTTAAATTTTTGCCTGCGTAGCTTCCGGTTAAATACTATTTAAGCAAAACACTTCCAATTTAAACTGGCCGAAATAAGTGGCGGGTTTTTACTCGCGTCCGTAAAAGTAAAGCTTTACTTGCTGGGCTAAACCTTTCTCGCTTAAGGTAAAAAATCCGGAATTGTCTGTGGCAAAAGTAATAGCTTCGCCTTGCGGCTCAATATTATAAGGCAGGTTAGTGAAATCCCGCTGCAAGGCGTCGGCCAGTGTTTCGTTATTTGGCCGGGCATAATAGTACAGGCTGGTGTAGGTTTTTAGTAATAATTCTTTGCCATCCGGCGAAATGGCCGCGGCTACAATGCCACTGTATTTGGTAGTGCCTACCAACGTAGCCGTATTTACCGCGGCATAATTAAAAGGAGCAGTTAAGCGGTACAACTTACCCGGGCTATCGCGCTTGGTTATAATGTAAATGTCCTGGGTGGTAGGGTCCACGAGAAAGGCTTCGGCATCGTGCGAGCCATCGGGGTATTTAAATTTTATCTTTTTTACATTATCTACGGTGGTGGCGGTAGCGGCTGGTTCGGCAAACTGGTAAATGGTATACTCCGGGTATTTACTGTCGTTGTCGCCGATGTCACCAATAAAAACATCCGTGTTGCTTAAAGCCATTTCTTCCCAATCGCGGTTTACGGCCCCTTTTATGGTTATCTGTTTTACTACTGTTCCGTTATGGTCCAGTAAGTAAAGTTGGTTGGGGCGGCCACTATCTTCCTGCACCCACATTTTACCCGGGTTTGTTTTACTATCGGCAATGCCGGAGGCTTCTTCAATAATGGGGGTAACCGTTACTTCGGTAGGTGTTTTTTTAAATTTTTCCTTTTGGCTGAACGGCGACTGAATTTTGTCGTCGCAGGCAGTTTGGCTTACCAACAAAGCCATTAAACCCCAACTTTTTACTACTGTTTTCATGTACCAATAAGTATCGTTTTTACTTTAATCTTTTTTAAGCACAATAACTGTAATTTAAACTTTTCGGTTGATTGTGTTCGGTGTTTTTCGCAAACTCAAAATTAAGGGTTGCTTTTAAATTACTTTATCTATATTTAACAAGTAACTGCTGCCACTTAAAAGAAAAGCGCGCATTTATTTTTTAAAAATTTAAAATCTAACGTTTTAAGAACCAAGGCCTATTCTATGACATTCGCTGATTTACAACCTTCGCCCACCTACGCTAGCGCTTATAAAACCCGGGTAGCTTATTTTTCCATGGAATTCGCCATTCACCAGCCGTTAAAAATTTACTCCGGAGGCCTGGGCTTTTTGGCGGGCTCGCACATGCGCAGCGCCCACGAATTACAACAAAACTTAATTGGCGTGGGCATTCTCTGGAAGTTTGGTTATTACGATCAGATTCGCAAAGCCGACCAATCCATGAACGTATTGTTTCAGGAAAAGCTGTATTATTTCGTAAAAGATACGGGTATTCGGTTTCAAATTGATATCAACAACTCACCGGTTACGGTAGCCGCCTATTACCTGGCTCCTGAAGTGTTTAACACGGTGCCGATGTTTTTTCTTTCTACGGATTTACCGGAGAATGATTACCTGGCGCGTACCACTTCTTATTACCTGTACAACTCCGATACGGCTGGCAAAATTGGCGCCAGTATTTTACTGGGCGTAGGGGGCGCCAAACTGCTGGACCTGCTCGAATACAACCCGGAAATCTATCATTTTAACGAAGCCCACCCTTTGCCCGCGGCTTTTTACCTGTACAATAAATTTAAAAATTTAGCCGAAGTTAAAAAACGCGTGGTATTTACCACCCATACCCCCGAAGAAGCCGGTAACGAAAAAAACGACATTCATTTATTAAACAAAATGAGCTACTTCTGCGGTACCCCGCTCGAAGAAGTGCGGCAAATTACCGGCGAATGGGGCGAAATATTTAATCATACGCTGGTGGCTTTGCGCATGGCCAAAATTGCCAACGGGGTTTCGGAAATGCACGGCGAAGTGGCCCGCCAAATGTGGAATGCCTACCCCGATATTTGCCCGATTTTACACGTTACCAATGCCCAAAATTTTAATTATTGGGCTGACAGCCAATTGTACCAGACCTTAAAAACTAACGACAATGAAGGCCTATCGAAAAGAAAAAAAGAATTAAAAATAGAATTGTTCGAAGAAGTTGCCAACCAGGTAGGCGATATTTATAAAGAAAATGTAATTACCATTGTGTGGGCGCGCCGCTTTGCCGGTTACAAACGGGCCGATTTGCTGCTCCGGGATTTGGCTCGTTTCGAGCGGTTGGTAACCAACACCCAATACCCAGTACAAATAATCTGGGCGGGCAAGCCGTACCCCATGGATTACGGCGCCATTGGCACCTTCGACCGTTTGGTGCAGGAATCTAAAAAGTTTCCGAATTGCGCCGTTATGGTGGGCTACGAATTAAAACTATCTAAATTATTAAAAGGTGGCGCCGATATTTGGTTAAATAACCCCCGCATCCGCAAAGAAGCTTCGGGTACCAGCGGCATGACGGCGGCCATGAACGGTGCTTTAAATTTCTCGATACCCGACGGCTGGATTCCGGAATTTGCTCAACACGAGCACAACAGTTTTATCGTGCCGCCCGCCGAAGGCAACATGACCGAGTTTGAAATGGATGAATTTGACCACAGCAATATTTTGGACATGCTCGAAAACGTAATTTTGCCCATGTACTACGATGAGCCGGAAAAATGGCAGCAGATGGTAAAAAACAGCATGACCGAAATTATTCCCACTTTCGAATCAGGCCGGATGGCCGATGAGTATTACAAAAAGATTTATAACGCTTAATTTCTATAAATTATACCTACGGCAGAGCTTCTGATAAATAAGTATGTATAAATCAGAAGTTCTGCATTTTTTAAATTTTTTCTTTTCCCGGAGCACCTAAAAACAAACCTGATCTGGTGAGATTGGCTAAAATTTTAAAAATTCAGTATAAACAATGTGCTTGATTGCCGTAAGATGAGTTAAAAGCAAACAAGTAATTGCATGAGTGTAGAAAAAGGACCGGTGACGCCTCAACAGGCAACCTCCGGGATGGCGCAAATTGTAGAACGTAACATAAACGCGCTTTTAAAGCGCCGGCAGCATGAAGCCGCCAATCGAACCTGGCAAGATAAACTAGCGGATGGCGTCACAAAATTTGCCGGCAGCATGCTGTTCGTTATCATTCACCTGGTTTTATTTGGCACCTGGATTTTGTGGAATTCCAAGTTATTTCCGGTTAAACCTTTTGATCCATCGTTGGTAGTTTTGGCCATGTTTGCTTCGGTAGAGGCCATTTTCTTGTCAACTTTTGTGCTGATTAGCCAGAACCGGATGGCCGCCATGGCCGATAAACGCGCGGATTTAGATTTACAGGTAAGTTTACTAGCCGAGCACGAAATTACCCGCTTAGTTACTTTGGTCAGCCAAATCGCCAAAAAAATGGACATTCTGGAATCGCATAATCCGGAAATCTCGGAACTGGAACAAGATGTTCACCCGGAGAAAGTGTTGGATTCCATCGAAAAGTTTGAGGACAAGTACAACGCTGCACCTGGTACAGACCTGTAATGCACTACCTATTCGTAACGCAGCGATTCAATGGGATCTAATTTCGAAGCCCGGAATGCGGGATAATAACCCGAAATTAAGCCTACGCCCACGCAAACCATTAAACCCACAAATACCCACAACCAGGGCACTATAAAGCCCCCATTCCCAATTAAAGAAGCAACGGCATTGCCCATCAATACCCCGAAAAGTACGCCGGCTATGCCGCCCAAAAAGCAGATCACAATGGCTTCAATTAAAAATTGCTGTCTGATTTGTTTGGCAGTAGCGCCCAAAGCTTTTCGGACGCCGATTTCCCGGGTACGTTCGGTTACCGAAACCATCATAATGTTCATTAAACCAATAGAAGCACCCAGCAATGTAATAAACCCAACCAAGCCGCCGCCTACTTTTAAATAACCGGTTATTTCGTTCATGGATTTCAGCATGGAGTCGCTGCGGTTAATTTCAAAAGAATCTTCCTGTCCCAGTGGGTCGCGCCGTACTTTCCGCATAATGCCCGTAGATTCGGCCATGGCGTAAAACAAGCTTTCTTTTGATAAAACTACCGTTTTAATTTCGTAGGTAAGTGCTTTTTGGCGAGGCATTTGGTTGCCGGTAACTAAAGGAATAATGATTAAGCGGTCCGCGCCACCGCCCCCCATGTTATTGCCGCTTTTTTCTAATTGGCCCACCACTTTAAACCGGCGCCCCAGCATAAATATGGAATGGCCCACCGGGCTTTTTCCTTTAAATAACTTTTCACTGATTTCGTTACCCACAATGGCTACATTGGCACCATTTTCTAACTCACTGTTAGAAAATGGCCGGCCCACTTCTACGTTGTAGTTTTCGTTGAGCAAATAATTTTCGTCGCCGGCCTGTACGTTAATGTTGGGGTTGGTTTTAACGTTACCGTTTTTAACAATGGTAGCGCCCGAAATAAAAGCCGATAAACTTACCCGGCCATTATCGCCGGTAAGTTCTTTGTACTGCCGGGCTTGCAAGTAAGTAATGGGCGGATAAATCCGGCCTTGCCGGCCATTTTCGGAGTACCGGTTGGTATAGCCTTTGCTCACAATATCGTAAGAGTTGGCACCTAACGAAGAAAACGTTTGATCGATGGAGTATTTTATAGAATCTACCGCCGTTAATATTCCCACCAACGACATAATGCCGATGGATACAATTAAAGCGGTTAAAATCGTGCGCAACAGGTTACTTTGAATCGAGCGTAAACCTTCTTTAATATTTTCAATTAAATTCATGCGTTTTCTACATTTAAGTAACCCACCTTTAAATTTTAATCGTTAAAACCAGTTCAGGTAAGTTTGTTTAAAATTAAGGGCAATTTCTGAAAAAGTACGCGTTTATAAGGTAAAAATGTGTAAGTTACACTAGTTTAATATTCCGGAAAGCAAATGATTAATAAGTTTATAGGCACTTGCGTGCTGTTACTAGGTATCGCCTTAAAAAGCTTGGCGTCGCAGGTGCTCATACCCATGGATGCCACCCAGAAAGATCACTTAAAATCGTATGGTTTAGCTTACTGGGTGCTTAAAAACCAGGTGGAGGTAGATTGGCTGTTAAATTATAAAGGCGGGGCTTTTGCTTTTCCGCACAGTTCCCGGCTGGAAAACGAAATGGTAGTGCGGGGTGTAAGTTACCAGGTTATTTCGGATGCGCAATACAATCAAATATTGGCGCAAATTGCGGCGCCGGAATCGAACATGGATGTTATGAAATTGGAAAAAGTGCCGAAAGTAGCCGTATACTCCCCTAAAACCAAGCAACCCTGGGACGATGCCGTTACGCTGGTACTTACTTACGCCGAGATACCTTACGACATTATTTACGACGAAGAAGTAATGGAAGGCGTGTTACCCAAGTACGATTGGCTGCACTTGCACCACGAAGATTTTACCGGGCAATACGGCAAGTTTTACATGACTTACCGCAATTACCCGTGGTACATTGCCCAGCAACAAGAATCTGAAGCCACTGCCAAGAAAAATGGGTTTAATAAAGTATCTCAGTTAAAATTAGCGGTAGCAAATAAAATCAAAGAATTTTGCGCCGGCGGCGGTTTTATGTTTGCCATGTGTTCGGCCACCGATACCTACGATATTGCCCTGGCCGCCAACGGTGTTGATATTGTAGAGGCCATGTTTGACGGCGATGCTGCCGATCCCAATGCCCAGCAAAAACTGGATTACAGCAAAACATTTGCGTTTAAAGATTTTATCATAAGCCGCAATCCCTACGATCCGGAGTTCTCTAACATTGATAACCAGCAGCACGAACGGGGTTTAATGGAAAGTAACGACTTTTTTCAATTATTTACTTTTTCGGCCAAGTGGGACCCAATCCCTACCATGCTTACCCAAAACCACGAAAAAACGGTAAAAGGTTTTATGGGCCAGACTACCGCTTTTAAAAAGCAATTAGTTAAATCGGATGTGATTGTAATGGGCGAAACCAAATCGGCGAACGAAGTGCGCTATATGCACGGTACGTTGGGCAAAGGTACCTGGACTTTTTACGGCGGCCACGATCCGGAAGATTACCAGCACCACGTGGGCGAAGAACCCACCGACCTGGCCTTGCACCCAAATTCGCCGGGTTACCGCTTAATTCTAAACAACATTTTATTCCCGGCAGCTAAAAAGAAAAAGCTGAAGACGTAGCAGTTGGTCGTTGTTACTCGTTATTCGTTTCTAGCTGCTAAATAAAATTTTAAAAATTTATTAATTTCAGATAGCGCCTAACGGACAACAACTAACATGAAAGCTGTTTCGCATTCTAAAATCAAATAATTAAAGGTACCAACCAATAGCTTTTAGGAGTAGTATTTTGTGGAGCTATCCCGTTTTGGTGGTGGAGACACCCTCAAAGGCGAAAAGATTAATAGACTTTGGTAAACGGTACTTAATGCATTCGGTCGGGTCGGTGCTCCAGGTTATTAATGATATCGGCTTCAATCTTTAACAATTCTTGCAATCGGGCATCTACTACATCGGCGGGCATGTATTCTTTGGCTAGTTTCACAAAACTCACGTAATGCCCGGCTTCTGATGCCATTAATTCGTAGTAGAATTTTTGCAAACCCGGATCGGCAATGTTTTTCCAGAGCAATTTAAACCGTTCGCAACTGCGGGCTTCAATTAAGGCATTAATGAGTAAGTGATCCATTAATTGGCGTTCCCGCTTATCGCCCTTCCGGATGTGTTTACTTAACTCCACTACGTATTCATCGGGCCGGTTACGGCCTAATTGGTAGCCTCTTTTTTTTAACTCTTCCAGTACCCGCTCAAAGTGTCCCCATTCTTCGGCCACTAAAGCCGTCATTTCGTCAACCAATTTGGTTTTGTCGGGGTATTTCACAATTAACGAAATAGCCGATGTAGCCGCTTTTTGTTCGCAGTAGGCGTGATCTACCAAAATTTCTTCGATGTTTTTCTCGGCAATATTTACCCACCTTGGGTCGGTCGGTAATTTTAATTTTAATATAGTTTTGCCCGGATTATTTATTTCTTCCATTGTGTAAAGTTACAGGTTATTTAGTTGAAAAGTTGGAAGGTTTTAAAGTTGAAAAGTTAACCTTCAACTTCTGTCTAGAAATGTTTTGTTTTCAACTCAAGTAAATGTATCCCATTGGTCAGTTAGAATTAACGCACCAATCTTCTGAAAATCGGAGAACAACTAATACTAATTTTTAAATATTCAACCTTTTAACTTTCCAACCTTCCAACTCTTTAATCAAAAAACATCCAGCGGATGCCGAAGGTTAAGTTGCGGGGCTGGCCCAGGTAAATAGGCGTAGTAAAATAACCATCTGCCGGGAAGCCTTGGTTTACGTGCGCCATTTTCACGAAAATGTTAAAAGACTTTATATCCGCCGTTACAAAAACATCAACTAAAGGATAGGTTGGAATGGAAAAACCGTTTTGCAAATAGAACTGCTGGGTAGCAGGCATGTAGGCATCAGCAAAGTATTTGTCCTGCACGTACACTTCCCCTCCTACCTGACCGTACAAAGCTTTTTTAAACAAATGCCCTTGGAAATACACTTTGCTGTTCACCATCCATTGGGGTATTCTAATTACCTCGGCCTTGCTGTTATCGGTGTAGTTAAAATTGTTCTCCCAATGAAAATTCTTCAATGCTAAATGGTGCTTCAGGGTTAAAGTGTACAGCTGCAATTGGCCGGGAGCCTGCACCGGAATAGCTTTTTCGTTGTAGTAAACAAAGTTTTGCAGGTTAGTCCGGGCAAATTCCAGGTTTACCGTATTCCGGAACAAAGTACCATCTACCCGAATAGCGGACCGGTCGGCCACCACATTCCGGTAGTCGTTTTTCCATTCAAAATGGTTAGAGATTACCTGCTGCTGGGTTAAAGTAGGCGAATAAGAAGTACGCGATTGCGATACGGTTAAAAACTTGAGCCGCAAGGCTGCATCCAAACGGTAATCGCGGAATAACTGATACTCGCCGTTAACGGTAATATTAAAAACATCCCGAAAAATAAATTCTCCGTGTCCGCCTAAAAAGTACTGCTTCAAATTCTTCTTGAATCCTACCTGAACGGAATCATTTAGCGGGCCTGGCAAAACCTGTTCCACGTTAAGCAACTGGTTGCGGTAACTTACATTCCTGTTTTTAAAATATGCCTGAAAGAAATGCAGTTTGCTATCGCTCATTACTCCAATGGAGTTTTCGAACATCCGGAACTCACTCGCATCGGAAGTTCGAAGAGTATCGTAATAAACATTGGGGTAAAAATAGGTGCTGTCATTTTTTTTATTTACAGTAAAATAATTTAACCCGGTGTCTTTAAAGCGGTTAAACTGCGACCGGTAATCTAAAGTGTGGTACACTTTAAAGTAATCTTTGGCGATGCGATATACCTGACCCAAATGGGCATTTTTACGATATTCCTTGTTCGTGGCAGTGTTTAAAAATACCTGTACGTTATCGGTTTGGTATAAACTATCAACACTGCTTTCGGGATCATCCCGCTGAATCCCTCCGGACTCTACAATGGCATGTTCAGCATAATTTACGTTGGCAAACAAATGATACCGGTTTTCTTTGGACTGAATATGCGTAAACAAAGTAAATCCGGTTCGTTCTACTTGCCGGGCCCCCCGGGTGGTGGCGGTGCCGTAAAACTTTTCGCTCGAAATCCGTTCGTATGTAAAACCTACGCTGGCATTTTCGTTCACGTTCCGGCTAAAAGTACCGTCGAAAATTTGTTGCCCGTTGCCCCCTTGCACGTAACTTAACCGAGAATAAGGCGATTTAGAGTCGAAATACGTTTGATTGGCCGGATTGTAGTTATACCGGTCGAAAATAGAACGGCCATACCGGGCACCAATCTGGTCGGGCAACGAAAAATGCAAGCGTTTAGCAGGCGTAGCCAGATTGCCTAAGTCCTGGTAAAAAGTAGTATCGTGGTACCAGTTCCGAATTTGTTGCAGGTTATTTAAGGTAGTATCTACTTGCCTCAATTCGTATTTACCCCGGAAAATATCATTTTCCTTAATTATGCGGGTAGTTTTGGGGCTGTAAATGTTAACGGTTGAGTCGTTTAAGATTTGAGCCTGGGCATCAAACAAGCCGGAAAGGCAACAGGTTAGGGCTAATACA
The sequence above is a segment of the Adhaeribacter swui genome. Coding sequences within it:
- the miaE gene encoding tRNA-(ms[2]io[6]A)-hydroxylase codes for the protein MEEINNPGKTILKLKLPTDPRWVNIAEKNIEEILVDHAYCEQKAATSAISLIVKYPDKTKLVDEMTALVAEEWGHFERVLEELKKRGYQLGRNRPDEYVVELSKHIRKGDKRERQLMDHLLINALIEARSCERFKLLWKNIADPGLQKFYYELMASEAGHYVSFVKLAKEYMPADVVDARLQELLKIEADIINNLEHRPDRMH
- a CDS encoding putative porin, producing MKYILPVVLALTCCLSGLFDAQAQILNDSTVNIYSPKTTRIIKENDIFRGKYELRQVDTTLNNLQQIRNWYHDTTFYQDLGNLATPAKRLHFSLPDQIGARYGRSIFDRYNYNPANQTYFDSKSPYSRLSYVQGGNGQQIFDGTFSRNVNENASVGFTYERISSEKFYGTATTRGARQVERTGFTLFTHIQSKENRYHLFANVNYAEHAIVESGGIQRDDPESSVDSLYQTDNVQVFLNTATNKEYRKNAHLGQVYRIAKDYFKVYHTLDYRSQFNRFKDTGLNYFTVNKKNDSTYFYPNVYYDTLRTSDASEFRMFENSIGVMSDSKLHFFQAYFKNRNVSYRNQLLNVEQVLPGPLNDSVQVGFKKNLKQYFLGGHGEFIFRDVFNITVNGEYQLFRDYRLDAALRLKFLTVSQSRTSYSPTLTQQQVISNHFEWKNDYRNVVADRSAIRVDGTLFRNTVNLEFARTNLQNFVYYNEKAIPVQAPGQLQLYTLTLKHHLALKNFHWENNFNYTDNSKAEVIRIPQWMVNSKVYFQGHLFKKALYGQVGGEVYVQDKYFADAYMPATQQFYLQNGFSIPTYPLVDVFVTADIKSFNIFVKMAHVNQGFPADGYFTTPIYLGQPRNLTFGIRWMFFD